The Papio anubis isolate 15944 chromosome 5, Panubis1.0, whole genome shotgun sequence genome has a segment encoding these proteins:
- the SPINK6 gene encoding serine protease inhibitor Kazal-type 6, whose protein sequence is MKLSGIFLLLSLALFCFLSGVFSQGGRVDCGEFQDPKVYCTRESNPHCGSDGQTYGNKCAFCKAMVKSGGKISLKHPGKC, encoded by the exons ATGAAGCTGTCAGGTatctttctgctcctctctctggctcttttctgctttttatcag GTGTCTTCAGTCAGGGAGGACGG GTTGACTGTGGTGAGTTCCAGGACCCCAAGGTCTACTGCACTCGGGAATCTAACCCACACTGTGGCTCTGATGGCCAGACATACGGCAATAAATGTGCCTTCTGTAAGGCCATGGT GAAAAGTGGTGGGAAGATTAGCCTAAAGCATCCTGGAAAATGCTGA